The Episyrphus balteatus chromosome 4, idEpiBalt1.1, whole genome shotgun sequence genome includes a window with the following:
- the LOC129919250 gene encoding uncharacterized protein LOC129919250, protein MFEWESEELPRRSSVTSKDHCNKTVDIFEDVTSSDVTNQNIGRPLACWYRFRSLHGSPRDFVLQLRFKKIKVGHYHQCHHCDGGFLQIVDGNAKTDVSNRREPEMFCGGAEQPQTFISETSYVKVLFHTDIFTDQPRVVDREQQQAKA, encoded by the exons ATGTTTGAATGGGAAAGTGAAGAACTTCCAAGAA GATCTTCTGTTACATCCAAAGACCATTGCAACAAAACTGTAGACATATTCGAGGACGTTACTTCATCGGATGTCACCAATCAGAATATCGGACGTCCTTTAGCATGTTGGTACCGTTTTCGTAGTCTACATGGTTCGCCAAGAGATTTTGTCCTTCAGctacgttttaaaaaaatcaaagttgGCCACTATCATCAATGCCACCACTGTGATGGAGGATTTTTACAG ATTGTTGATGGTAATGCCAAAACGGACGTATCGAATCGACGAGAACCGGAAATGTTTTGCGGTGGAGCCGAACAACCACAAACGTTCATTAGTGAAACGAGCTATGTCAAAGTCCTCTTCCATACCGATATTTTCACGGATCAG